The segment GACTTCCTGCAGCCACAGCCAGGGATGGCCGATGGTGCGGGTGACGATGTCGGCGGTGACCGACAGCGAGAAGCCGAAGCAGAGCACGCCGCACAGGATCATCAGTGCAAGCTCGAGCCAGTCGAGCCGGCGCCATTTCAGGTGGCGCTGGCGTTGCAATACGAGCTTGTCGGCGATGGCCATTTTCGTCGTCCCGGCGAAGGCCGGGACCCATAACCCCAGGCCGTGATGATGAAAGCGAGCTGGCTGTCGTCGTGCCCCAAGCGCCGCCGCGGCGTATGGGTCCCGGCTTTCGCCGGGACGACGCGTGGAGGCAGTTAATTGATCGACCGGATCAGGTTCTTGATCTTCTCGGCGTGCGGGCCGAGCTCCTTGGCGAGCTTGTCGAGATAGGGATCGGCGATCGTCGTAAAACTCTTCTTGTCGACGTTGTCGACGATCTTCACGCCCATCTTCTTCAGCTTCTCCGCCGCCGCGCGTTCGAGATCGAACGCCTTTGCCGGCTCCTTCGCGCTGATCTCGTTGGCCGCGGTCTGCACCCAGCCCTTCTGCTCGGCCGACAGGCTCTGCCACAGCTTGTCGGAGACGAACACCAGCGCATTGTTGGCCTCGTGCTCGGTGATGTTCAGCACCGGCGCGACCTCGTAATGCTTGTTGACGAGGTAGACGTTGATGCTGTTCTCGGCGACGTCGACGACGCCGGTCTGCAAGCTCGTATAGACGCTGCCGAACGGCATGTGCACGGTCTGGGCGCCATAGGCCGGGAACATGGTGTCCTCGGTCGCGGTGGCCTGCACGCGAATCTTCAGGCCCTTGATATCAGCCACATTGTGGATCTCCTTCTTGGAGTACATGTGGCGCACGCCCTGTGATCCCGTCGCGATCACGTGCAGGCCCTGCGTGGTCTCGTCGATCATGGTCTTGAGCGCTTCGAACACGCGGGGGTCGGCGAGCCCCTTGATCACGTGGTTCTCGTCGCGGAACAGGAAATGCAGCGACATCACGCCGGCCTGCGGCGAGATCGTCGCGGTGTTGGCTGAGGAGATGATCGCGAACTCGATATCGCCCGCCTTCACGAGCTGGAGGACTTGCGGCTCCTGCCCAAGCTGCGCGCCGGGATACTGATCGATGATCATGGTGCCCTTGCTCAATTCCTTGAGCTTGTCGGCAAAGAGGTCGCCGGCGATCGAATAGCCGGTGTTGCGGGGCTGGTCGTAGGCGAAGCGATAATGCTTCACCTCCTGTGCCGACGCGCCCGTGACGAAGAGAAGTGCGGCCATTGCCGCCAGCGCATGTAAGAATCTTGGCATGGATCGCGCAATCATCGTTTCCCCCTGTTTTATCACCCGCCGCTTGTGCGGTCTGGGCGTCCGTTCGGGTGCTTGATCACCCCTTCTCAGTCTTTGGTCCAGTCCTCTGCATGAAATCGAAGTCGCAGCCCTCGTCGGCCTGCAAGATGGTCTTGTCGAACAGCCAGGCGTAGCCTCGCTTGGCCTCATCGGTCGCAGCTGCCGGCTTCAGGGCCGCACGACGGCGCTCCAGCTCGGCCGCGTCGACCAGGAGCTCGATGCTGCGCTTGGCAACATCCAGCTGAATCCTGTCGCCGTTCTTCACCAGCGCCAGCGGCCCACCGACGGCGGATTCCGGCGTGATGTGCAGCACGATGGTGCCGAACGCGGTGCCGCTCATGCGCGCATCCGAAATGCGCACCATGTCCTTGGTGCCGGCACGCGCGAGCTTCTTCGGGATCGGCAGATAGCCAGCCTCCGGCATTCCGGGCGCGCCCTTGGGGCCGGCATTGCGCAGCACCAGCACGTCATCGGCGGTGACGTCGAGATCGGGATCGTCGACGCGCAGCGTCATATCCTCGACGGATTCGAACACAACCGCGCGCCCGGTATGTTGCAACAGCTTCGGGCTCGCGGCCGACTGCTTGATGACCGCGCCGCGCGGCGCGAGATTGCCGTGGAGGACGGCGAGACCGCCTTCCTTCTTGATCGGATTGCTGCGCGGACGGATCGCGTCCTGGCCGGGCACGTCTTCCGCGTTCGCCGCGATCTCGCGCAGGGTCTGGCCGGTGATCGTCTTCGCATCGAGATCGACGAGATCGCCGAGCTGCGCCAGCAATTTCGGCACACCGCCGGCGTGATGGAAATGCTCCATGTAATGCTCGCCGGACGGCTTGAGATCGACCAGCACCGGCACCTCGCGGCCGATCTGGTCGAACACTTCGAGATCGAGCCGGTGCGGCGAGCGATGCGCCATCGCGGTGAGATGGATCAGGCCGTTGGTCGAGCCGCCGATCGATTGCAGCACGACCTGCGCATTCTTGAAAGACGCCGGTGTCAACACCTCGCTCGGCTTCGGCCCCTTGGTCTTGGCCATCTCGGCCGCAACCCGGCCGCTCGCCTCCGCAAGCCGGAAACGTTCGGCATGCGGCGCGGGAATTGTCGCGCTCATCGGCAGCGACAGGCCCATGGCTTCGATCATGCAGGCCATGGTCGAGGCCGTGCCCATCACCATGCAGGTCCCGACGGATGGCGCGAGGCGGCCGTTCACCGCCTCAATCTCAACGTCGTCGATGTCGCCGGCGCGATATTTGCCCCACAGCCTGCGACAATCGGTGCAGGCCCCCAGCACCTCGCCCTTGTGATGGCCGACCACCATCGGGCCCACCGGAATGACCACTGTCGGCAGGTCGGCGCTGATCGCGGCCATGACTTGTGCGGGAAGGGTCTTGTCGCAGCCGCCGATCACGATGACCGAATCCATCGGCTGGGCCCGGATCATCTCCTCGGTGTCCATCGCCATCAGATTGCGCAGATACATCGAGGTCGGATGCGCAAAGCTTTCGGCGATCGAGATGGTCGGGAACACGAACGGCATCGCGCCCGACAGCATCACGCCGCGCTTGGCGGCCTCGATGATCTGCGGCACGTTGCCGTGGCAGGGATTGTAGTCGCTATAGGTGTTGGTGATGCCGACGATCGGGCGCTCCAGCGCGTCGTCGGAATAGCCCATGGCCTTGATGAACGCCTTGCGCAGGAACAGCGAGAAGCCGGCATCGCCATAGCTCGTCAGACCCTTGCGCAAACCACTCGTCATCGTGCCACTCCTTCCACGTAACCATTGTGGTACAGCCTGCCCCCTGATTGTCAATAACGCAGGTACCCGAGGCAGCCATTTCTCGCTTGTGGCGCCGTACCAGACACAAATTATTGACAATCTGGCCGCTCCCTGCTCCACAGAAGACCCGGCCCAAGCCGGAGACTGAGGGCATGTCCGACATTCGCACCGCAGACGCCATGCCGCTCCGGCGCGACGATCCGGACGACGTGGTCGCGCGGCTGGAGGAGGACATCATCTTCGGTCGTCTCGCCCCGGGCGCGCGGCTGACCGAGGACGCGCTGATGTCGCGCTACGGCACCTCGCGGCATTTCGTGCGCCAGGCCTTGGTGGATGCCGAGCGCCGCGGCATCGTCCGCCGCGAAAAAAATGTCGGCGCGACCGTGCGGTTCTATTCCGCCGAGGAGGTCCGGCAGATCTACGAAGTGCGGGAGATGCTGACGCGGCAGGCCGCGCTGATGATCCCCCTGCCTGCGCCGCAAGCCCTGATCGACGAGCTGACCGCCCTGCAACGAGACTATTGCGCGAAGGCCGACATCCGCGACCTGCGCGGCATCCACGAGGCCAACGACGCCTTCCACGTCGCGCTGTTTTCGGCTTGCGGCAATCCCTATCTGGTGCGCTCGCTCCAGGACTATATGAGCCTGACCCTGCCGATGCGCGCCAAGAACCTCGCCGACCGCGACGGGCTGGCGCAGTCGCGGCGGCAACACGAGCTGATGATCGAGCTGTTGAGGGGCCGCGACAGCTGGGCGCTGGCGCAGCTGTGCGTCGATCACATGCAGTTCAGCAAGTCGGATTATCTGGCAAGGATTGCTGGTGAGACTGAGCGCTAGGGCGTGCGTGTCGGGACATGCGCACATTCAGCCCCGTCGGGTGGGTAGAGCTCTTGCGAAACCCATCGCCTTAGTCTTTCTCGTTCGGTTCAACTGCAGGGCCAAGATTGATGGGTTTCGCTTCGCTCTACCCATTCTACGAGCTAGTCCGCTGATGCACGACCAGCACCGGCACGCTTCCGTCCACCAAAACTTCCGACGTTTGGCTCCCCAGAAACAGCTTCCTGAGGCCGCGACGCCCATGAGAGGCCATCACGATTAAATCGCAGCCCCTGGACTTTGCAGTTTCAATAATTGCGGTGGCCGGGTGAGCGTTCGGAACATGAAGGAGCTCTGGAGATACCCCGACCTGCTCCGCGATCGCTTTGGCTTGATCGAGCACTTTGCCCGCACGTTCCCTGGAGGCGGCGTCAAAGCTGTCGACCTCCTGCTGCGAGGGAATCCACCCCGAATCGTGCCCGCCCCCATAATCGATCGGCAGCGCCTCCGTCACGGTGATGACTGTCACTTTGGCGTTCAGGGCCTTTGCCAAGGCGATCCCGTGCTCAAGGCCTTTTCTCGCGACGTCCGATCCGTCCGTGCTCAAGAGAATATTGGCATACATTCGGGGGCTCCCTTGCTTGTCGAAGATCTCCCTAGATTGGTCCGCCTGATCATGGTCCGATCGTCGCCGACCGTCTACCGGTCGACGCGCAGGTCAGCCCGTGCTAACAGCGCGCTAGCGTGTGCGTGTCGGACCATACGCACGTTCAGTACCGTCTCAGCAAGCCGCGATCCACGCTGGTATCGCCATAGTCGGCGCAGGCCGCCTTCGGGTCTCTGATCAAGTCCGCCCGAACGCGCCTGAACGTCTTGGTGGCCGCATCCGACACCTCGGGGCGGAATTTGCCGGGATCATAGCTCTCGCCATCGCGGGCCTTGATGGCCGCGGAGAAGGCGTCGATCATGGCCATCGCTGCATTGGTGCTGCCGAGCAGCCGGGCGCCGAGTTGAACGCCGCCGGCACCATCGACCTCGTAGCCGACGCAGCGTTGCTCCAGCACTGCGGATGCGGTGACGAGTTGGTCGAGGAACATGGCTTCGGCGTCGCTGAGCGTTGCGGCTCGCGCCGGGCCTGACACGATCGTCGCGAGCAGTACGACGACTTTGATTTTCATTGTTGCGGTTGTCGCTGACGCCGAATTACGATCGCACTGATCGAGAGCCAGACGATGTCTGCGACGTTGATCTAGATCAACGGGGCGAGTCCCCGCGATCATGTGCGCTCGCAATGACGCGTGGTGAGTGGCTGCGGGTTCAACTCTCACCTTCCCCGCTGAGACCCCCCTCACCCCAACCCTCTCCCCGCAATCGGGGCGAGGGAGCGCACCTCCGCTGCGGCAGCAGCTTGAGCTGCACTATGAAGCGTTAGCGCTTATTCCAGTCGATGATCCGGCTCGCGTCGCCATCGAACTCCTTGCTGGCGAACGCGCCGCCCTGAAAATAGTCGCCGATCGGATCGGGCTTCAGCTTGGCCTGCTCGGCCATGGCGTGCGCGACGTGATCCTCGGAGCGCCCCGTGGGGCGGTAGCCGAATTCGTAGGCGCGATGGTTGTCCCACCAGGCGCGCTCGTTCAGGGAGACGCCGTAGAACACCTCGAAATGAATGTCGGGATGCTCGAGCCCGATCCGGCAGAGTTGCACCAGATCCTCCGGCTTGAGCCACATTGCGATGCGGCGATGATCGAGCGGCTTCTCGTCGCAATTGCCGATCCGGATGCAGGTCACCTTCAGCCCGTGCTTGTCGGCATAGAGCGCGCCGACCGCCTCGCCAAACGCCTTGCTGACGCCGTAGCGGCCGTCCGGGCGCACCGTGACATC is part of the Bradyrhizobium commune genome and harbors:
- a CDS encoding TRAP transporter substrate-binding protein, with protein sequence MIARSMPRFLHALAAMAALLFVTGASAQEVKHYRFAYDQPRNTGYSIAGDLFADKLKELSKGTMIIDQYPGAQLGQEPQVLQLVKAGDIEFAIISSANTATISPQAGVMSLHFLFRDENHVIKGLADPRVFEALKTMIDETTQGLHVIATGSQGVRHMYSKKEIHNVADIKGLKIRVQATATEDTMFPAYGAQTVHMPFGSVYTSLQTGVVDVAENSINVYLVNKHYEVAPVLNITEHEANNALVFVSDKLWQSLSAEQKGWVQTAANEISAKEPAKAFDLERAAAEKLKKMGVKIVDNVDKKSFTTIADPYLDKLAKELGPHAEKIKNLIRSIN
- a CDS encoding IlvD/Edd family dehydratase; translated protein: MTSGLRKGLTSYGDAGFSLFLRKAFIKAMGYSDDALERPIVGITNTYSDYNPCHGNVPQIIEAAKRGVMLSGAMPFVFPTISIAESFAHPTSMYLRNLMAMDTEEMIRAQPMDSVIVIGGCDKTLPAQVMAAISADLPTVVIPVGPMVVGHHKGEVLGACTDCRRLWGKYRAGDIDDVEIEAVNGRLAPSVGTCMVMGTASTMACMIEAMGLSLPMSATIPAPHAERFRLAEASGRVAAEMAKTKGPKPSEVLTPASFKNAQVVLQSIGGSTNGLIHLTAMAHRSPHRLDLEVFDQIGREVPVLVDLKPSGEHYMEHFHHAGGVPKLLAQLGDLVDLDAKTITGQTLREIAANAEDVPGQDAIRPRSNPIKKEGGLAVLHGNLAPRGAVIKQSAASPKLLQHTGRAVVFESVEDMTLRVDDPDLDVTADDVLVLRNAGPKGAPGMPEAGYLPIPKKLARAGTKDMVRISDARMSGTAFGTIVLHITPESAVGGPLALVKNGDRIQLDVAKRSIELLVDAAELERRRAALKPAAATDEAKRGYAWLFDKTILQADEGCDFDFMQRTGPKTEKG
- a CDS encoding GntR family transcriptional regulator, producing MSDIRTADAMPLRRDDPDDVVARLEEDIIFGRLAPGARLTEDALMSRYGTSRHFVRQALVDAERRGIVRREKNVGATVRFYSAEEVRQIYEVREMLTRQAALMIPLPAPQALIDELTALQRDYCAKADIRDLRGIHEANDAFHVALFSACGNPYLVRSLQDYMSLTLPMRAKNLADRDGLAQSRRQHELMIELLRGRDSWALAQLCVDHMQFSKSDYLARIAGETER
- a CDS encoding universal stress protein, which translates into the protein MYANILLSTDGSDVARKGLEHGIALAKALNAKVTVITVTEALPIDYGGGHDSGWIPSQQEVDSFDAASRERAGKVLDQAKAIAEQVGVSPELLHVPNAHPATAIIETAKSRGCDLIVMASHGRRGLRKLFLGSQTSEVLVDGSVPVLVVHQRTSS
- a CDS encoding NAD-dependent epimerase/dehydratase family protein, with protein sequence MPRILMTGASGGIGTRLRTLLPPIYPDLLLSDIRPPADLGPNEKFKAADLSDMAQCEAICDGVDGIIHFGGYSVEGPWDDILQANIIGGYNLFEAAHRKGVKRVVFASSNHTVGFYPRHHKIGTDVTVRPDGRYGVSKAFGEAVGALYADKHGLKVTCIRIGNCDEKPLDHRRIAMWLKPEDLVQLCRIGLEHPDIHFEVFYGVSLNERAWWDNHRAYEFGYRPTGRSEDHVAHAMAEQAKLKPDPIGDYFQGGAFASKEFDGDASRIIDWNKR